A part of Cannabis sativa cultivar Pink pepper isolate KNU-18-1 chromosome 6, ASM2916894v1, whole genome shotgun sequence genomic DNA contains:
- the LOC115724538 gene encoding GDSL esterase/lipase At4g26790 — translation MKAEKAINWFFLVHILFQFLKIHAKVPAIIVFGDSSVDAGNNNAISTLLKSNFEPYGRDFFGGKATGRFSNGRIPTDFISEAFGIKPIIPAYLDPTYTIEDFATGVCFASAGTGYDNATSKVLSVIPFWKELEYYKQYQKDLRSYLGNEKANEVIREALYLLSIGTNDFLENYFLFPNGRSSQFSIEEYQEFLVGIARNFVTQLYSLGGRKISIGGLPPMGCLPLERATNFLSGGECIEKYNDVAKQFNQKLIGLVKELNMKLVGSSFVYSDPYGLLYDMIQNPSTYGFEDVAVACCGTGFFEMGYLCDMMNHFTCKDANKYVFWDSFHPTEKTNAIVADHAVKGSLAQFLV, via the exons ATGAAGGCAGAGAAGGCTATTAACTGGTTCTTCTTAGTACATATTTTATTCCAATTTCTTAAAATACATGCAAAAGTTCCAGCCATAATTGTGTTTGGAGACTCTTCTGTCGATGCAGGTAACAATAACGCGATTTCGACCCTCTTGAAGAGCAATTTTGAGCCATATGGCCGGGACTTCTTTGGTGGCAAGGCTACAGGAAGGTTTTCTAATGGTCGGATTCCAACAGACTTCATCTCTGAAGCTTTTGGTATCAAACCAATTATACCAGCTTATTTGGATCCAACTTATACCATTGAGGATTTTGCTACTGGAGTCTGCTTTGCTTCTGCTGGAACTGGTTATGACAATGCCACTTCAAAAGTCTTA TCTGTGATACCATTTTGGAAGGAGTTGGAGTATTACAAGCAATACCAGAAAGACTTGAGAAGCTATCTAGGCAATGAGAAAGCTAATGAGGTTATAAGAGAAGCACTATACTTGCTAAGTATAGGGACAAATGATTTTTTAGAGAATTACTTCTTATTCCCAAATGGAAGATCTTCTCAATTTTCCATTGAGGAGTACCAAGAGTTTCTTGTTGGGATTGCTAGAAATTTTGTTACACAGCTTTATAGCCTTGGAGGTAGGAAGATATCTATTGGTGGGCTTCCTCCAATGGGCTGTTTACCATTGGAGAGAGCTACAAATTTCTTATCTGGGGGTGAATGTATAGAAAAGTATAATGATGTAGCTAAGCAATTTAATCAGAAGTTAATTGGTTTGGTTAAAGAGCTCAATATGAAACTTGTTGGAAGTTCTTTTGTGTATTCAGATCCATATGGTCTTCTCTATGACATGATTCAGAATCCGTCTACTTATG GATTTGAAGATGTAGCAGTAGCATGTTGTGGGACAGGATTCTTTGAAATGGGATATTTGTGTGATATGATGAACCATTTTACATGTAAAGATgcaaataaatatgtattttgggATTCTTTCCACCCAACAGAGAAAACCAATGCTATTGTAGCTGACCATGCTGTGAAAGGCTCTCTGGCTCAGTTTCTGGTTTAA
- the LOC115725669 gene encoding EH domain-containing protein 1 yields the protein MEIASSPIFSCSKEHQRIYHEWFLYADSDGDGRITGNDALKFFALSNLSRQDLKQVWAVADSKRQGYLGFGEFVAAMQLVSLAQTGLEITHDLLNSNVDFETLDPPVMEGLAELLSKKKSPQKISELDLNGGSIVQHSPSSQWFSSKSSKKVSLSSVTSIVDGLKRLYLKKLKPLEDAYRFNDFVSPSLTNSDFDAKPMVMLLGQYSTGKTTFIKHLLRGSYPGAHIGPEPTTDRFVVVMSGPDERSIPGNTVAVQADMPFSGLTTFGTAFLSKFECSQMPHPLLEHITFVDTPGVLSGEKQRTQRAYDFTGVTSWFASKCDLILLLFDPHKLDVSDEFKRVISSLRGHDDKIRVVLNKADQVDTQQLMRVYGALMWSLGKVINTPEVMRVYIGSFNDKPVNEAATGPLGKELFEREQEDLLADLKDIPKKACDRRINEFVKRARAAKIHAYIISHLKKEMPAMMGKAKAQQKLIDNLGDAFAKVQREFHLPPGDFPNVEQFKETLKGYNIDKFEKLKPKMIQAVDDMLGYDIPELLKSFRNPYN from the exons ATGGAGATTGCTTCTTCTCCAATCTTTTCTTGCTCTAAAGAGCATCAAAGGATTTATCATGAATGGTTTCTTTACGCAGATTCAG ATGGTGATGGCCGCATTACTGGCAATGATGCTTTAAAGTTCTTCGCTTTGTCGAATTTGTCTCGGCAAGATCTCAAGCag gTTTGGGCGGTTGCAGATTCGAAGAGACAAGGGTATCTTGGTTTTGGAGAATTTGTTGCTGCGATGCAG CTGGTTTCTTTGGCGCAAACTGGACTTGAAATAACACATGATTTATTGAATAGCAACG TTGACTTTGAGACTTTGGATCCCCCTGTTATGGAGGGTTTGGCTGAATTACTTTCG AAGAAAAAGAGTCCACAGAAGATCAGTGAGCTTGATTTAAATG GTGGTTCTATAGTGCAACATTCACCTTCATCGCAGTGGTTTTCTTCAAAATCATCGAAAAAG GTGTCTCTTTCCTCTGTAACTTCAATTGTTGATGGCTTGAAGCGACTATATCTCAAGAAGCTGAAGCCACTTGAAGACGCATACCGGTTTAATGACTTTGTATCCCCTTCATTA ACTAATAGTGATTTTGATGCTAAACCCATGGTTATGCTTTTGGGTCAATACTCCACTGGGAAAACAACTTTCATCAAGCATTTACTAAGAGGCAGTTACCCAG GTGCTCACATTGGACCAGAACCCACAACTGACAGATTTGTTGTTGTTATG TCTGGGCCTGATGAGAGGAGTATCCCTGGCAACACTGTTGCTGTCCAAGCTGATATGCCCTTCAGTGGCCTTACAACATTCGGAACTGCTTTCTTATCAAAATTTGAGTGTTCGCAAATGCCACATCCT CTGTTGGAGCACATTACATTTGTGGATACTCCTGGAGTTTTATCAGGGGAGAAGCAACGAACACAACGAGCATATGACTTTACTGGTGTAACATCATGGTTTGCTTCAAAGTGTGACCTCATACTACTTTTATTTGATCCTCATAAGCTTGATGTTAGTGATGAATTTAAACGTGTAATATCATCTTTACGGGGACATGATGATAAGATTCGTGTGGTGCTGAACAAGGCTGATCAAGTTGATACTCAACAA CTAATGAGGGTTTATGGAGCATTAATGTGGTCTCTCGGCAAGGTTATTAATACACCTGAGGTCATGCGTGTATATATTGG CTCATTCAATGACAAACCAGTAAATGAAGCTGCAACTGGTCCACTTGGGAAAGAGCTTTTTGAAAGGGAGCAGGAGGATCTTCTTGCTGATCTAAAAGATATTCCAAAGAAGGCTTGTGATCGTCGT ATCAATGAATTTGTGAAACGCGCCAGAGCTGCTAAGATACACGCTTATATTATTAGCCATCTAAAGAAAGAGATGCCTGCTATGATGGGAAAAGCAAAAGCTCAACAGAAACTAATTGATAATCTGGGTGATGCATTTGCCAAG GTCCAAAGAGAGTTTCATTTACCACCAGGAGATTTCCCAAATGTAGAGCAGTTCAAGGAGACATTAAAGGGGTACAACATTGACAAATTTGAGAAGCTGAAACCGAAAATGATACAAGCCGTCGATGACATGCTTGGCTATGACATTCCTGAGCTAttaaaaagtttcaggaatccctataattaa